In Cyprinus carpio isolate SPL01 chromosome A14, ASM1834038v1, whole genome shotgun sequence, a single window of DNA contains:
- the LOC109112156 gene encoding selenoprotein T2-like, producing the protein MAEYSQTGILTALLLFTVVTVRDIYVGRSSMTQQDSTGPDLHTQRQNKHTFYTGPVLKFQYCISUGYSKVFQEYSRSISQLYPDIRIEGENYPPKPINKYIGNFISYFKLLAIALIVTGQNPFQMFGMNTPRIWSWGQENKIFSCLMAFFLSNMLETHFLSTGAFEISLNDVPVWSKLQSGYVPSIQELFQVLDNHLKMNQVDKMNFPSP; encoded by the exons ATGGCGGAGTACAGTCAGACGGGTATATTAACGGCCCTGCTGCTGTTTACTGTGGTAACCGTGAGGGATATTTATGTGGGCCGCAGCAGCATGACTCAACAGGACAGCACTGGACCCGACctgcacacacagagacagaacaaacacacattctACACGGGTCCGGTTCTCAAGTTCCAGTACTG tatATCCTGAGGGTACAGTAAGGTGTTCCAGGAGTACTCCCGGTCCATCAGCCAGCTGTACCCGGACATCCGAATAGAGGGAGAGAATTACCCTCCCAAACCCATCAACAA ATACATTGGAAATTTCATCTCCTACTTCAAACTGCTTGCCATCGCCTTGATTGTGACTGGACAAAATCCTTTCCAAATGTTTGGAATGAACACTCCAAGAATATGGTCATGGGGACAGGAGAATAAG ATATTCTCCTGCCTCATGGCATTCTTCCTTAGTAACATGTTGGAAACCCATTTCCTCTCGACAGGAGCTTTTGAGATTTCATTGAATG ATGTACCAGTTTGGTCCAAGTTGCAATCAGGATATGTGCCCAGCATTCAGGAGCTTTTCCAGGTCTTGGATAACCACCTTAAGATGAATCAGGTCGACAAGATGAACTTTCCCTCACCGTAG
- the LOC109070925 gene encoding ras-related protein Rab-33A-like, translating into MANEFPKNREVTTNLTSSLDLSTSLDHSVQTRIFKIIVIGDSNVGKTCLTFRFTGGAFPCKTEATIGVDFREKAVEIEGEKIKVQVWDTAGQERFRKSMVQHYYRNVHAIVFVYDVTKMASFQNLKTWIQECNGHGVSSTVPRVLVGNKCDLVDQIQVPSNTALKFADAHNMLLFETSAKDPKESQNIDSIFMCLACRLKAQKSLIYRNVEREGCRVRLTHQPNPKSNCPC; encoded by the exons ATGGCAAATGAATTCCCAAAAAACAGAGAAGTAACTACCAACCTAACGTCATCTCTAGACCTAAGCACGTCCCTAGATCACAGTGTGCAGACGCggatttttaaaatcattgtcaTCGGGGACTCAAATGTGGGCAAGACATGTTTAACCTTCCGCTTCACCGGCGGAGCCTTTCCCTGTAAGACTGAAGCCACCATCGGCGTGGATTTCAGAGAGAAAGCTGTGGAGATCGAGGGCGAGAAAATAAAG GTACAAGTATGGGATACTGCGGGCCAGGAGCGCTTTCGGAAGAGCATGGTGCAGCATTACTACCGCAATGTGCATGCTATCGTATTTGTATATGACGTCACAAAAATGGCCTCATTCCAGAACCTAAAGACCTGGATTCAGGAGTGTAATGGGCACGGGGTGTCATCCACGGTGCCTCGTGTTCTAGTGGGTAACAAATGTGACCTAGTTGACCAGATCCAGGTCCCTTCCAACACTGCCCTCAAGTTTGCCGATGCCCATAACATGCTACTGTTTGAAACGTCAGCCAAAGATCCCAAGGAGAGCCAGAACATTGACTCCATTTTCATGTGCCTGGCGTGTCGTCTAAAAGCCCAGAAATCCCTGATCTACAGAAACGTGGAGAGAGAAGGCTGCAGAGTGAGGCTGACACATCAGCCCAACCCTAAGAGTAACTGCCCTTGTTGA